In Raphanus sativus cultivar WK10039 unplaced genomic scaffold, ASM80110v3 Scaffold1267, whole genome shotgun sequence, the genomic stretch ATGTGGCCGTCTACGTGGGTGAGACTTACCAAAGGAAGAGATTTGTGATACCTATATCATATTTAAACCATCCATTGTTCCAAAGTTTGCTGAACCTCGCGGAAGAAGAGTTTGGGTTCGATCATCCCATGGGAGGTCTAACAATCCCTTGCACTGAAGATTACTTTACTGCTCTAGCCTCTATTCTAAACGGTT encodes the following:
- the LOC130503955 gene encoding auxin-induced protein 15A-like, producing the protein MGIQLIGLSHAKQKLQRSLSARIASVLAMSGTNNVPKGHVAVYVGETYQRKRFVIPISYLNHPLFQSLLNLAEEEFGFDHPMGGLTIPCTEDYFTALASILNGS